The Solanum lycopersicum chromosome 9, SLM_r2.1 genome window below encodes:
- the LOC101257797 gene encoding GDSL esterase/lipase At5g03610, with amino-acid sequence MKISNFFIFSIFITGFLWGVRVEGSRHHHHHRHQNNPKNYKNDQKDHQFYNFKPTKMFVFGDSYADTGNNRKSMANSWRQPYGLTFPGKPSGRFSDGRVLTDYLAKFLGLKSPIPYRWMKYATNRLKYGINFAYGGTGVFNTTVPEPNMTTQIDFFQKLMAESVYTKADIEQYSLFLLSLAGNDYGAYLANGGTVQDIPAFITSVVNQLVVNMKRVNKLGAKKIAVTALEPLGCLPQSTILNSFQQCNATENIAVDLHNSLLQQAVEKLNNETMGSTFVILDLFSSFNSVLASKGAPGSTRFETPLKPCCMGISNKYSCGSMNVKGEKMYTVCNDPKSAFFWDRVHPTEAGWHAVYTNLKSTLTQKIL; translated from the exons ATGAAGATCTCtaacttcttcattttctccatCTTCATCACAG GGTTTTTATGGGGTGTTCGAGTTGAAGGTTCAcgtcatcatcaccatcatcgtCACCAGAATAAcccaaaaaattacaaaaatgaccaaaaagatcaccaattttataattttaaaccaACAAAAATGTTTGTATTTGGAGATTCTTATGCTGATACTGGTAATAATAGAAAATCAATGGCTAATTCTTGGAGACAACCTTATGGTCTCACTTTTCCCGGCAAGCCCTCCGGCAGGTTTTCCGATGGACGTGTACTCACCGATTACCTAG CAAAATTCTTGGGATTGAAATCACCAATACCATATAGATGGATGAAATATGCAACAAATAGGCTAAAATATGGAATTAATTTTGCCTATGGAGGAACTGGTGTTTTTAATACTACAGTCCCAGAGCCAAATATGACAactcaaattgatttttttcaaaaattgatggCTGAATCAGTATACACAAAGGCAGATATTGAACAATATTCATTGTTCTTGCTTTCTCTTGCTGGAAATGATTATGGTGCTTACCTTGCTAATGGTGGTACAGTTCAG gataTTCCTGCCTTTATAACTAGTGTGGTGAATCAACTAGTTGTAAACATGAAAAGAGTCAATAAATTAGGTGCCAAAAAGATAGCAGTGACAGCATTGGAACCACTAGGATGTCTTCCACAAAGCACAATTTTGAATTCATTTCAACAATGCAATGCTACTGAGAATATTGCTGTGGATCTTCACAATTCACTATTGCAACAAGCTGTGGAAAAATTGAACAATGAGACAATGGGTTCAacttttgtgattcttgatctTTTTAGCTCTTTCAACTCTGTCTTGGCAAGTAAAGGAGCACCAG GAAGCACGAGGTTCGAGACACCGTTGAAGCCATGTTGCATGGGAATAAGCAACAAATATTCATGTGGAAGTATGAATGTTAAAGGTGAAAAGATGTATACAGTTTGCAATGATCCAAAATCTGCATTTTTTTGGGACAGAGTTCATCCTACTGAAGCTGGATGGCATGCTGTGTATACTAACTTAAAATCTACCCTCACTCAAAAAATCctttag